A stretch of Physeter macrocephalus isolate SW-GA chromosome 1, ASM283717v5, whole genome shotgun sequence DNA encodes these proteins:
- the P2RY12 gene encoding P2Y purinoceptor 12 — MDNLTTASGNSSLCTRDYKITQVLFPLLYTVLFFVGLITNSLAMRIFFQIHSKSNFIIFLKNTVISDLLMILTFPFKILSDAKLGTGPLRAFVCQVTSVVFYFTMYISISFLGLITIDRYQKTTRPFKTSNPNNLLGAKILSVVIWAFMFLLSLPNMILTNRRPSDKNVKKCSFLKSEFGLVWHEIVNYICQVIFWINFLIVIVCYTLITKELYKSYVRTRGVGKVPKKKVNIKVFIIIAVFLICFVPFHFARIPYTLSQTRDVFDCSAENTLFYVKESTLWLTSLNACLDPFIYFFLCKSFKNSLMSMLRCSNSASSPSHKNRKKGQDGGDPSEETPI; from the coding sequence ATGGACAACCTCACCACTGCGTCTGGGAATAGCAGCCTGTGCACCAGAGATTACAAAATCACCCAggtcctcttccccctcctctatACCGTGCTGTTTTTCGTTGGACTCATCACAAACAGCCTGGCAATGAGGATTTTCTTTCAAATCCACAGTAAatccaactttattattttccttaagaaCACAGTCATTTCTGATCTTCTCATGATTCTGACTTTTCCATTCAAAATCCTCAGCGATGCCAAACTGGGAACAGGACCGCTGAGGGCCTTTGTGTGCCAAGTGACCTCCGTCGTATTTTACTTCACGATGTACATCAGTATCTCATTTCTAGGACTGATAACTATCGATCGCTACCAGAAGACCACCAGGCCATTTAAAACATCCAACCCCAACAATCTCTTGGGGGCTAAGATCCTCTCTGTCGTCATCTGGGCGTTCATGTTCTTACTCTCCTTGCCTAACATGATCCTGACCAACAGGAGGCCAAGTgacaagaatgtgaagaaatgcTCATTCCTGAAATCAGAGTTTGGTCTGGTCTGGCATGAAATAGTCAATTACATCTGTCAAGTCATCTTCTGGATTAATTTCCTAATTGTCATCGTATGCTACACGCTCATTACAAAAGAACTGTACAAGTCATACGTGAGAACAAGGGGCGTCGGTAAAGTCCCCAAGAAGAAGGTAAACATCAAAGTTTTCATCATCATTGctgtatttcttatttgtttcGTTCCTTTCCATTTTGCCCGAATTCCCTACACCCTGAGTCAAACCCGGGATGTCTTTGACTGCTCTGCTGAGAACACTCTGTTCTACGTCAAAGAGAGCACTCTCTGGTTAACTTCCTTAAACGCGTGCCTGGATCCATTCATCTACTTTTTCCTTTGCAAATCCTTCAAAAATTCCTTGATGAGTATGCTGAGATGCTCCAATTCTGCATCATCTCCATCccataaaaacaggaaaaagggaCAGGATGGTGGTGACCCAAGTGAAGAGACCCCAATATAA